A part of Vicia villosa cultivar HV-30 ecotype Madison, WI unplaced genomic scaffold, Vvil1.0 ctg.000278F_1_1, whole genome shotgun sequence genomic DNA contains:
- the LOC131626242 gene encoding uncharacterized protein LOC131626242, which produces MKRKTRKNENKSEEASDKEKPYVPPAPYKPPIPYPQRLVKTKNEGQFKKFVELLKQLNVTIPFTEAITQMPSYAKFLKEILSNKKKIVENKIVTLTAECSAMIQNKMSPKLKDPGSFSIPCVIGKFVIDKDLCDLGSSVSLMPLSICEKLKLGELRPTKMSLQLVDRSVKFPVVCLKMFPSV; this is translated from the coding sequence ATGAAAAGGAAGACAAGAAAAAATGAGAACAAAAGTGAAGAGGCATCAGATAAAGAAAAACCATATGTGCCTCCAGCTCCATATAAACCACCAATCCCATATCCTCAAAGACTCGTTAAGACTAAAAACGAAGGACAATTCAAGAAATtcgtagaacttctgaaacaactaAATGTTACTATACCTTTCACAGAAGCTATTACTCAAATGCCCTCATATGCCAAATTCCTTAAAGAAATCCTATCCAATAAGAAAAAGATTGTAGAAAACAAAATTGTTACGTTAACCGCTGAGTGTAGTGCCATGATTCAAAATAAGATGTCTCctaaactgaaagaccctggtagtttctctataccatgTGTGATTGGAAAATTTGTCATAGATAAAGACCTATGTGATCTAGGATCAAGTGTtagtttaatgcctttatccatttgCGAAAAGCTCAAATTAGGTGAATTAAGACCAACCAAGATGTCTTTACAACTAGTTGACCGATCAGTTAAGTTTCCTGTGGTATGCTTGAAAATGTTCCCGTCCGTATAG